The DNA region AGCAAGATCAAGCATATCGTTCTCTTCATCTGTTGGTTCTTCGAGTTTGTTGTAGTACTCCGTGTCCTAAGTTTTAATCACAGTTTTTAACTAGCTGGTGAAACACATTTCATGATCAATATATGTTCATGAGTGATTACAAGAAAGAGGCATTTAGTTTTACCATAACAATCACATGGCACGTTGAACAAGCTAGAGAACATTCACACGCCCCTGCacatttagatttaaaaaaaacaaacaaacatgagACGTTACTTACCGTcagcaaaccaaaaaaaaaaggaatgaaaTGAAATGGAAGAAAATAGTGTGCCTTCGAGTTCAATATTGTTTTCATGGGCAGCTTCAAGGATGTTCATTCCGATTGGGACCTTAATATGAATCTCCTCTCCATCTTTATCAACAAAGATAACGTTTATCCTGTATAAACAAACTCACGTGTCAACATTTATTGTTCTTGTCAAGAGCTGAATGGTTTTATGCGATAGATATGAACTTACTTTTCGGTTTCCTCACCGCCTTTTTCAGATGAAGTGCTGAAGGAGGTGTAGGGATTAAGGTTATTTGAGAAAAACGCATGATGGAAAGTCCTAGATTGCCTCTGTGTTACAGccttgtcaaaaagaaaaagaagaagaaagagcaGAGATATCAAATCAAGAGAAAATATGAATCAAACACACACCTTCTCTAAGCTAAATACATTTTAGTCAGAGCAGACTGGCTACGAAATAATAATACTTTCGACTATTGAGAATGGGAAAGAAATTGTCTAATCAATAAACCAAGAAAGAGTTTAATGAGCATTAACAAAACTGAAGAACAAAGGCTCTGAGAGAGACTAACCGAAGATTGGAGATAATAATGGCCATAAGACCTCTGTAGAATCCTCCTCCCACATACTGAGAAATGTCTCTTATCTGCcccaaaaacataaacaataatgaagttaaattacaaagaaaatacaTGAACTTATGCTTCCAcaatcaaaagtaaaaaaaaaaaatccaaatcaaCAATTGCAAAAAGAGATAAATGTAATACCTTTTGGAAGCTCTTTGGCAATGCGAAAACCTAATCTTGAGAGCCTATGAAAGAGCATGATGATCTTGGCGCCACCAAATGTTTCTCTACCTAAAAACCTCGAAACCAAATTCAAAATGAGTGGGCAAGATGAAGAATAAGCCAAGACACTATAACATCTTGAAAAGGGCATCGAAGAAACGACGGAACAGAACATAACACGcagagaagcaaaagaaaagggTCAAAGATTATTACTTTTTAATCAGATTCGACGATGGAGGCAAGGAGGATTTAGGGTTCGTTCGTTCGTTCGTTGACACAAGGACAACCTCCTCCTCTGTCTCAAGCTCCACCTTcccttcttcctttctggtttaTTCATTTTAACGTCCCGACAATTTATCTAAACCCGTACCGAATCGCCTTAGACCAGACAAAACCGAACAACGTATACTTGAAATTCACTATTTATAAATTGAacagaataaaattaaatagttcAATTATTTACTTaggtttaaaatattattttaaaatactactTTATATATTCGAATTTATTTTGGATTATTGATCAATCTTTTTGGAGTAAATTGGTTGAGTACGAATATAAATTTTCCAGGTTGAATTCAATTCGGCTAGAGTAGACGCCTAGACCAAAGTT from Raphanus sativus cultivar WK10039 chromosome 8, ASM80110v3, whole genome shotgun sequence includes:
- the LOC108820774 gene encoding adrenodoxin-like protein 2, mitochondrial gives rise to the protein MLFHRLSRLGFRIAKELPKDKRHFSVCGRRILQRSYGHYYLQSSAVTQRQSRTFHHAFFSNNLNPYTSFSTSSEKGGEETEKINVIFVDKDGEEIHIKVPIGMNILEAAHENNIELEGACECSLACSTCHVIVMDTEYYNKLEEPTDEENDMLDLAFALTETSRLGCQVIAKPEIDGIRLAIPSATRNFAVDGFVPKPH